The following are encoded in a window of Heteronotia binoei isolate CCM8104 ecotype False Entrance Well chromosome 9, APGP_CSIRO_Hbin_v1, whole genome shotgun sequence genomic DNA:
- the LOC132577314 gene encoding alcohol dehydrogenase 1A: MSTAGKVIKCKAAVAWEIKKPLVIEQIEVAPPKAREVRIKILASGICRSDDHVLSGAFAMPLPMVLGHEAAGVVESVGEGVTCVKPGDHVIPLFVPQCGNCNSCRNTRGNLCSQNDISEPRGLMPDGTSRFTCKGKNLHHFISTSTFTEYTVVHETAVVKIDAAAPLEKVCLIGCGFSTGYGAAVQTAKVERGSTCAVFGLGGVGLSAVMGCKAAGASRIIGIDINKNKFPKAMEVGATECVNPLDYKKPINEVLFDMTGGEGVDYSFEVIGRTDTMTAALASCHQNYGTSVIVGVPPSASEITFSPMLLFTGRTWKGSVFGGWKSKDSVPKLVSDYMGKKFVLDPLITHTLPFEKINEGFELLRTGKSIRTVLTF, from the exons GTCATTAAATGCAAAGCAGCTGTTGCTTGGGAGATTAAGAAACCCCTGGTCATTGAGCAAATTGAAGTAGCTCCTCCAAAGGCTCGTGAAGTTCGCATTAAG ATTTTGGCCTCAGGGATCTGTCGCTCAGATGACCATGTGCTCAGCGGTGCATTTGCTATGCCCCTTCCAATGGTTTTGGGCCATGAAGCAGCTGGAGTTGTGGAGAGTGTTGGAGAGGGAGTAACTTGTGTGAAACCAG GAGACCATGTTATCCCTCTCTTTGTCCCACAGTGTGGAAACTGCAATTCTTGCCGAAATACCAGAGGCAACCTTTGTTCTCAAAATGA CATTAGTGAACCTCGTGGTTTAATGCCTGATGGCACCAGCAGGTTTACTTGCAAAGGGAAGAACCTTCACCATTTCATTAGCACCAGCACCTTCACAGAATACACGGTGGTGCATGAGACTGCAGTGGTCAAGATCGATGCTGCTGCCCCTCTGGAAAAAGTGTGTCTGATCGGCTGTGGGTTTTCCACTGGTTATGGAGCAGCTGTTCAAACAGCCAAG GTGGAACGTGGTTCTACGTGTGCTGTCTTTGGCTTGGGAGGAGTCGGTCTCTCAGCTGTCATGGGATGCAAGGCTGCAGGAGCTTCCCGAATCATTGGTATTGAcatcaataaaaataaatttcctAAAGCTATGGAGGTGGGAGCCACTGAGTGTGTCAACCCACTAGATTACAAGAAACCCATCAATGAAGTACTGTTTGATATGACTGGTGGTGAAGGTGTAGACTATTCCTTTGAAGTGATCGGACGCACAGATACCATG ACAGCTGCTTTGGCTTCCTGCCACCAGAACTATGGAACCAGCGTAATTGTGGGCGTGCCTCCTTCAGCATCTGAGATCACCTTTAGCCCAATGCTTCTTTTCACTGGCCGTACCTGGAAAGGATCTGTGTTTGGAG GCTGGAAGAGCAAGGACTCTGTCCCTAAACTGGTTTCTGATTACATGGGGAAGAAGTTTGTTCTGGATCCATTAATTACTCACACTTTACCTTTTGAGAAAATCAATGAAGGATTTGAACTGCTCCGAACTGGAAAGAG CATCCGtacagtcttgacattttaa